The following are encoded in a window of Acidimicrobiales bacterium genomic DNA:
- a CDS encoding sensor domain-containing diguanylate cyclase codes for MSEHGSVVDTGAMLSMVPDPVVVVSAEGTLLWANDMAEVTFGWSFAGFEGLDATELVHPDDLPTAMASLGSVQSKAAGTLVEIRVRDHTGNYRRVEVRGRSAIDVPGVGGVVLMLRDITDRRRWELVSGDAAASAAVLEALPTIALVLTPDGRIESANRAFTRLLGHPLEDTLRRPLTDFVSVAKVLSVADHLASLPGSGERATFETDLVDTEGEPHPMNLTVVDLVGDQSVQGLVATATDISTLAAARDRLAHAATHDDLTGLPNRMLLHERLDLALSNAAFRDIGVGVVFVDLDDFGLINDSYGHSAGDAALVEVGNRLSAAVRDSDVVARYGGDEFVLVASGLDRRALARLVDRIGWLMRTPVALDIGSHQRPVEVRLSLSVGAVLAETGITSGDAIERADSAMQRDRSRRRQRHA; via the coding sequence ATGAGTGAGCACGGGAGTGTCGTCGACACCGGGGCCATGCTGTCGATGGTTCCCGACCCGGTCGTCGTGGTGAGTGCCGAGGGCACCTTGTTGTGGGCGAACGACATGGCCGAGGTGACCTTCGGGTGGTCGTTCGCCGGATTCGAAGGTCTCGATGCCACCGAGCTGGTGCATCCCGACGATCTGCCCACCGCGATGGCGTCTCTCGGCAGCGTTCAGTCGAAGGCCGCGGGCACCCTGGTCGAGATCCGGGTTCGGGACCACACGGGCAACTACCGCAGGGTCGAGGTCAGGGGGCGCTCGGCGATCGACGTGCCAGGTGTCGGCGGCGTGGTGCTCATGTTGCGTGACATCACCGACCGCCGGCGCTGGGAACTGGTCTCGGGCGACGCCGCCGCCTCGGCTGCGGTGCTCGAGGCACTCCCCACGATCGCGCTGGTCCTCACCCCCGACGGACGGATCGAGAGCGCCAATCGGGCCTTCACCCGGTTGCTCGGTCACCCCCTCGAGGACACGTTGCGGCGTCCCCTCACCGATTTCGTCAGCGTGGCCAAGGTGCTCTCGGTGGCCGACCACCTTGCCTCGCTGCCCGGCAGCGGCGAGCGGGCCACCTTCGAGACCGACCTCGTCGACACCGAGGGCGAGCCCCACCCCATGAACCTGACGGTGGTCGATCTCGTCGGAGACCAGAGCGTGCAGGGCCTGGTGGCGACCGCGACCGACATCTCGACCCTGGCTGCGGCGCGCGACCGGCTGGCTCACGCCGCCACCCATGACGACCTCACCGGACTTCCCAACCGCATGCTGTTGCACGAGCGGCTCGATCTGGCGCTGTCCAACGCGGCGTTTCGCGACATCGGCGTCGGGGTGGTCTTCGTCGACCTCGACGATTTCGGGCTCATCAACGACAGCTACGGTCACAGCGCCGGTGACGCGGCGCTGGTCGAGGTGGGCAACCGCCTCAGCGCTGCGGTTCGGGACAGCGACGTGGTCGCCCGATACGGAGGTGACGAGTTCGTGCTGGTGGCCAGCGGCCTCGATCGCCGGGCGCTCGCTCGCCTGGTCGATCGGATCGGTTGGCTGATGCGGACCCCCGTCGCCCTCGACATCGGGTCCCATCAGCGTCCGGTCGAGGTGCGGCTGAGCCTGAGCGTCGGCGCGGTGCTGGCCGAGACCGGGATCACGAGTGGCGACGCCATCGAGCGGGCCGACTCGGCGATGCAGCGCGACCGGTCGCGCCGGCGCCAGCGTCACGCCTGA
- a CDS encoding alpha/beta hydrolase, with protein sequence MGTPTIDPAWHLTWHETEVQGRPARYGEAGKGTPFVFLHGWGLSDQTYKRSLARLAKLGLRVVAPALPGFGGTARLPHEHFSLGGYAQWVADFTREVGIEGPWYLGGHSFGGGVAVVTAHDHGTDLELLVLVNSIGGSVWKAPRRDGTDPRHLADRPLWDWGLHFPYDVAGPRTFRAVVPVIVRDMARNFVRDPLGFLRVGRLASEANLLPELDELRRRELPVVVLWGDEDRVLPEASMHAMVEALDGTPEVVPGSHGWLLEDPDRFGEVMTNVVNVAEAARTTDRPDPVRNRVRRRLRRTA encoded by the coding sequence TTGGGAACGCCGACCATTGATCCGGCCTGGCACCTCACGTGGCACGAGACCGAGGTCCAGGGACGTCCGGCCCGCTATGGCGAGGCCGGCAAGGGGACACCCTTCGTCTTCCTACACGGCTGGGGGTTGTCCGACCAGACCTACAAACGGTCGCTTGCCCGCCTCGCCAAGCTCGGCCTGCGGGTGGTCGCGCCCGCCCTGCCGGGCTTCGGTGGCACTGCCCGGCTCCCGCACGAGCACTTCAGCCTGGGTGGCTATGCGCAGTGGGTGGCCGACTTCACCCGCGAGGTCGGCATCGAGGGCCCGTGGTACCTCGGGGGTCACTCCTTCGGGGGCGGCGTCGCCGTCGTCACCGCCCACGACCACGGCACCGACCTCGAGCTGCTGGTGCTCGTCAACTCCATCGGTGGTTCGGTGTGGAAGGCCCCGCGCCGCGACGGGACCGATCCCCGGCATCTGGCCGACCGACCGTTGTGGGACTGGGGCCTGCACTTTCCCTACGACGTGGCCGGGCCACGCACCTTCCGGGCGGTGGTGCCGGTGATCGTGAGGGACATGGCCAGGAACTTCGTGCGCGACCCGCTGGGGTTCCTGCGGGTCGGCCGTCTCGCCAGCGAGGCGAACCTGTTGCCCGAGCTCGACGAGCTGCGCCGCCGGGAACTGCCCGTGGTGGTGCTGTGGGGCGACGAGGACCGGGTGCTCCCCGAAGCCTCGATGCACGCCATGGTCGAAGCGCTCGACGGCACACCAGAGGTCGTGCCCGGAAGCCACGGCTGGCTGCTCGAGGACCCCGACCGCTTCGGCGAGGTCATGACCAACGTGGTGAACGTGGCCGAGGCCGCCAGGACCACCGACCGCCCCGACCCGGTTCGCAACCGGGTTCGGCGCCGGCTGCGCCGCACGGCCTAG
- a CDS encoding CarD family transcriptional regulator — MSFKPGDRVVYPHHGAAVIERKEKRVAFGEETEYLVLRMAHGDLVLSVPENKAEDVGMRPPISHEDVEDLFELLRKKDVREPSNWSRRFKNHQEKLKSGDVYQVAEVVRNLALREASKGLSAGEKSMLVRARGVLVSELSFALDVSEDEALEKVNAVLV; from the coding sequence ATGTCGTTCAAGCCCGGAGACCGCGTCGTCTACCCCCATCACGGCGCCGCTGTGATCGAGCGCAAGGAGAAGCGCGTCGCGTTCGGGGAGGAGACCGAGTACCTCGTGTTGCGCATGGCACACGGCGATCTGGTCCTCTCGGTTCCGGAAAACAAGGCCGAGGACGTGGGGATGCGACCACCGATCAGTCATGAAGACGTCGAAGACCTCTTCGAGCTGCTGCGCAAGAAGGACGTGCGGGAACCGTCGAACTGGAGCCGACGGTTCAAGAACCACCAGGAGAAGCTCAAGTCCGGCGACGTCTACCAGGTGGCGGAGGTGGTGAGGAACCTGGCGCTGCGTGAGGCGTCGAAGGGCCTCTCGGCCGGCGAGAAGTCGATGCTGGTCCGGGCCCGTGGCGTGCTGGTGTCCGAGCTGAGCTTCGCTCTCGATGTGAGCGAGGACGAGGCACTCGAAAAGGTGAACGCCGTCCTGGTCTGA
- a CDS encoding EAL domain-containing protein, protein MPRVRMAQRMSRVRTGASWCGDRSFATVLREEAASAPEWLDAHLDDVAADDETNDPTVGQGVVHEAIESSPDEPGRPPRLSVGDRAALLDDAIEMLVVLDRSGQLFHANRSASDTLGWVPADGPTPITAFIHPDDRPSIRFSLEQFVAGSPMRRKRLRIRNRDERWVWVEILSRNRLGVPGVDGIVVTARDVSDQVAAERRVAESEQRFRSLITASTDAVIMAEPDGRILYTSPQAETLLAGAGTSVGDLASAIHPDDVERARASFAAARDGAQGSQHELVLRVPAASGEWRWMESWIVNQLGVPGVDSLVIYGRDITASRRTEAMLRSRLEADDLVARISAGFVEVSADRIDQAIEESLAALGTFAQADRAWIFQLHSDHRHIDNTHEWCAPGITSVIEDLAGLQIEDLPGFADWIGDSRPLLIGSVAAMGDDLVAERAILESQEIRSMAAQAMFVEGELYGLIGLDAVTEEIWWPEPVVWALEACANIFGSALRRCEAETELAMNEARFRAMVDQAADGVRVLDRELRTTYISPAVLRITGCQAEDLVDPGIRLLLVHPDDRDFVEECRRQLLARPGRSVTGTFRMLRPDGTWVHIEEVSTNLLDDPAVQGIVINVRDITERHLHEAELVEQARRDPLTGLPNRRLFDEMVEAALSRRQLTGAPLAVLSIDLDRFKLINDSLGHQVGDAVLVEAGERLRGALRGGDVVARLGSDEFALLCEPIDRDEIPELVDSIIERFREPFNVGGHRFYATAAVGAAVSDHQTTRASLVRAADAARADAKESGGDRGSVFAGELADTASERIEVETGLRRALDVRELVLHYQPIIDLGSGSVVGAEALLRWQHPTRGLLAPVAFLEVAESTGLIGPIGEWVMCEAARQLADWTGSAALDRFTMHINVSVRQLADGGVAATIARMIDMFDLDPAQLCVEITESTLLAGQGPVEELAAIQAAGVLVALDDFGTGHSSFAYLRHLAVDVLKIDRQFVDGLTVSDSDTAIVAAIVSLARSLGLTTVGEGVETAEQLDALRSYGCDHAQGYLFARPLPAGAFLDHLGVHHRR, encoded by the coding sequence ATGCCGAGGGTGAGGATGGCCCAACGGATGAGCAGGGTTCGCACTGGAGCCTCCTGGTGTGGCGATCGGTCCTTTGCGACGGTACTTCGTGAGGAGGCGGCATCGGCGCCAGAGTGGCTGGACGCTCATCTCGACGACGTCGCCGCCGACGACGAGACCAACGACCCAACGGTAGGACAGGGTGTGGTGCACGAGGCGATCGAGTCTTCCCCAGATGAGCCAGGGCGGCCCCCGCGATTGTCGGTGGGGGACCGAGCCGCGCTTCTGGACGACGCGATCGAAATGCTGGTCGTGCTCGATCGGTCGGGTCAGCTGTTCCACGCCAACCGCTCGGCCAGCGACACCCTGGGCTGGGTTCCCGCAGACGGGCCGACTCCGATCACCGCGTTCATCCACCCCGACGATCGCCCCAGCATACGGTTCTCGCTCGAGCAGTTCGTGGCCGGGAGCCCCATGCGGCGCAAACGCCTCCGGATCCGCAACCGCGACGAGCGCTGGGTGTGGGTCGAGATCCTCTCCCGCAACCGCCTCGGCGTTCCCGGGGTCGACGGGATCGTCGTCACCGCCCGCGACGTCTCTGACCAGGTCGCCGCCGAGCGTCGTGTGGCCGAGTCCGAGCAGCGGTTCCGCTCGCTGATCACCGCGTCGACCGACGCGGTCATCATGGCCGAACCCGACGGTCGGATCCTGTACACGTCTCCCCAAGCCGAGACACTGCTCGCAGGGGCCGGGACCTCGGTGGGTGACCTCGCTTCGGCCATCCACCCTGACGACGTCGAGCGGGCGCGAGCATCGTTCGCGGCGGCCCGCGACGGGGCGCAAGGGAGCCAGCACGAGCTCGTGCTGCGTGTGCCGGCGGCGTCGGGTGAGTGGCGGTGGATGGAGTCGTGGATCGTCAACCAGCTCGGGGTCCCCGGAGTCGACTCGCTGGTGATCTACGGCCGCGACATCACCGCCAGCCGCCGTACCGAAGCCATGCTGCGCTCGCGGCTGGAGGCCGACGACCTCGTGGCCCGCATCTCTGCCGGCTTCGTGGAGGTCAGCGCAGATCGGATCGACCAGGCCATCGAGGAGTCCCTCGCTGCCCTCGGCACCTTCGCCCAGGCCGATCGGGCCTGGATCTTCCAGCTCCATTCCGACCACCGGCACATCGACAACACCCACGAATGGTGCGCTCCCGGCATCACGAGCGTCATCGAGGATCTCGCGGGACTCCAGATCGAGGATCTCCCCGGCTTCGCAGATTGGATCGGAGACTCCCGTCCGCTTCTGATCGGGTCGGTCGCGGCCATGGGCGACGATCTGGTCGCCGAGCGGGCGATCCTGGAGAGCCAGGAGATCCGGTCGATGGCGGCCCAGGCGATGTTCGTCGAGGGCGAGCTCTACGGCCTCATCGGCCTCGATGCCGTCACCGAGGAGATCTGGTGGCCAGAACCGGTCGTCTGGGCGCTCGAGGCCTGCGCCAACATCTTCGGCTCGGCGCTGCGCCGCTGCGAGGCCGAGACCGAGTTGGCCATGAACGAGGCTCGCTTCCGGGCGATGGTCGACCAGGCGGCCGATGGGGTGCGTGTGCTCGACCGCGAGCTCAGGACCACCTACATCAGCCCGGCCGTGCTGCGCATCACCGGCTGCCAGGCCGAGGACCTCGTCGATCCCGGCATCCGCTTGCTGCTGGTGCACCCCGACGACCGCGACTTCGTGGAGGAGTGCCGCCGCCAGCTCCTGGCTCGCCCTGGCAGATCGGTGACGGGCACCTTCCGGATGTTGCGTCCCGACGGGACCTGGGTGCACATCGAGGAGGTCTCGACCAACCTGCTCGACGATCCGGCGGTGCAGGGGATCGTGATCAACGTCCGCGACATCACCGAACGGCACCTGCACGAAGCAGAGCTCGTGGAACAGGCCCGGAGGGATCCGCTCACCGGACTACCCAACCGCCGCCTGTTCGACGAGATGGTCGAGGCGGCGCTCTCTCGACGACAGCTCACGGGTGCACCGCTGGCCGTGTTGTCGATCGACCTCGACCGGTTCAAGCTCATCAACGACTCGCTCGGGCACCAGGTCGGCGACGCGGTGCTGGTCGAGGCCGGCGAACGGCTCCGTGGGGCCCTGCGGGGTGGCGATGTGGTCGCGCGGCTCGGCAGCGACGAGTTCGCGCTGCTCTGCGAACCGATCGACCGCGACGAGATCCCCGAGTTGGTCGACTCGATCATCGAGCGGTTCCGCGAACCGTTCAACGTCGGCGGCCACCGCTTCTATGCCACCGCTGCCGTCGGCGCTGCCGTGAGCGACCACCAGACGACCCGCGCCTCGCTCGTGCGTGCTGCCGATGCCGCCAGAGCCGACGCCAAGGAATCGGGTGGCGATCGGGGTTCGGTCTTCGCCGGTGAGCTGGCCGACACCGCGAGCGAACGCATCGAGGTCGAGACCGGGTTGCGGCGCGCGCTCGATGTTCGCGAGCTGGTGCTGCACTACCAACCGATCATCGACCTGGGGTCGGGCTCGGTGGTGGGTGCCGAGGCCCTCCTTCGTTGGCAGCACCCGACTCGGGGCCTGCTGGCACCGGTCGCGTTCCTCGAGGTGGCCGAATCGACGGGCTTGATCGGACCGATCGGTGAGTGGGTGATGTGCGAGGCCGCCCGCCAGCTTGCGGACTGGACCGGATCCGCCGCGCTCGACCGGTTCACCATGCACATCAACGTGTCGGTCCGCCAGCTCGCCGACGGTGGCGTCGCCGCCACCATCGCTCGCATGATCGACATGTTCGACCTCGATCCCGCCCAGCTGTGCGTCGAGATCACCGAGAGCACGCTGCTGGCGGGACAGGGGCCGGTCGAGGAGCTCGCGGCGATCCAGGCGGCCGGAGTGCTCGTGGCCCTGGACGACTTCGGCACGGGTCACTCCTCGTTCGCCTACCTTCGCCACCTGGCGGTCGACGTGTTGAAGATCGACCGCCAGTTCGTCGACGGGCTCACGGTGTCGGACAGCGACACCGCGATCGTGGCCGCGATCGTGAGCCTGGCCCGGTCCCTCGGGTTGACCACGGTGGGCGAAGGGGTCGAGACGGCCGAACAGCTCGACGCCCTGCGCTCCTACGGGTGCGATCATGCCCAGGGCTACTTGTTCGCTCGGCCCCTGCCCGCGGGAGCCTTCCTCGACCACCTGGGCGTCCACCACCGGCGGTGA
- a CDS encoding phage holin family protein produces the protein MRTLLIRWAILTLGIAAAAWLFDGVEVTGGFWGYVWVAAVLGLVNAVIRPVLILLTLPITLVTLGLFILVINAITLGITDWLSDTIAIDGFLTTLLAAAVISLVSWAVSGIQGSSFKR, from the coding sequence GTGCGAACCCTGCTCATCCGTTGGGCCATCCTCACCCTCGGCATCGCGGCCGCCGCCTGGCTGTTCGACGGCGTCGAGGTCACCGGCGGGTTCTGGGGCTATGTCTGGGTGGCCGCCGTCCTCGGGCTGGTCAACGCGGTGATCCGCCCCGTGCTCATCCTCTTGACCCTGCCCATCACCCTGGTCACCCTCGGTCTGTTCATCCTCGTGATCAACGCCATCACCCTGGGGATCACCGACTGGTTGAGCGACACCATCGCCATCGACGGGTTCCTCACCACCCTGCTCGCCGCCGCGGTGATCTCCCTGGTGTCGTGGGCAGTCAGCGGGATTCAAGGATCGTCGTTCAAGCGATAG
- a CDS encoding DUF3039 domain-containing protein — protein MSHPSLAPTPVRPELDDGDHDRFAHYARKADITRAAVTGEMITAMCGKKFTPTRDPERYPVCPTCAEIKASRSG, from the coding sequence ATGTCGCATCCCTCGCTCGCTCCTACCCCCGTCCGACCCGAGCTCGACGACGGCGACCACGACCGGTTCGCCCACTACGCGCGCAAGGCCGACATCACCAGGGCCGCGGTCACCGGCGAGATGATCACCGCGATGTGCGGCAAGAAGTTCACACCCACCCGTGATCCCGAGCGCTACCCAGTCTGTCCCACCTGCGCGGAGATCAAAGCGTCCCGGTCAGGGTGA
- a CDS encoding Flp family type IVb pilin — protein sequence MTPRPQHHRHDVAATRHHRIGGDRGATIVEYALLVALISVVSVGALTMLGGAASETFDDVQQAVGTGSETGQDTGGSDSADESESDGSGGSDGPGGSDGSGGSDGSGGSGGSGGSDDSDVGGTDEENDDSGGDDSEDSDGDDPPAATTTLDATATRNGSSHKWSSTVDLTVAGSDGLQLQGSQTVIVEVEYSNGETEDRSVSVYDGGGTTSDKNMDGPKDKGNNQDAIEWVSYTITGVEDSSGNPVDFDGSNVKTTVVFPASD from the coding sequence ATGACGCCACGACCGCAGCATCACCGCCACGACGTTGCTGCAACCCGGCACCACCGCATCGGTGGCGACCGAGGTGCAACCATCGTCGAGTACGCCCTGCTGGTCGCACTCATCTCCGTCGTCTCGGTCGGAGCGCTCACCATGTTGGGCGGCGCGGCCTCCGAGACCTTCGATGACGTCCAGCAGGCGGTCGGGACCGGCAGCGAGACCGGTCAGGACACCGGCGGATCCGATTCCGCCGACGAGTCCGAGTCGGACGGTTCCGGTGGCTCGGACGGGCCCGGTGGTTCGGACGGCAGCGGTGGGTCCGATGGCAGCGGTGGGTCCGGAGGTTCGGGTGGGTCCGACGACTCCGATGTCGGCGGAACCGACGAGGAGAACGACGACTCGGGTGGCGACGACTCCGAGGATTCCGATGGTGACGACCCGCCTGCGGCGACCACCACGCTCGACGCCACGGCGACCCGGAACGGCAGCAGCCACAAGTGGTCATCCACCGTCGATCTCACCGTCGCCGGCAGCGACGGCCTCCAGCTCCAGGGGAGCCAGACAGTGATCGTCGAGGTCGAGTACTCGAACGGGGAAACCGAGGACCGCAGCGTGTCGGTCTACGACGGTGGCGGCACGACTTCGGACAAGAACATGGACGGCCCGAAGGACAAGGGGAACAACCAGGACGCCATCGAGTGGGTGAGCTACACGATCACCGGTGTGGAGGACAGCTCCGGCAACCCGGTCGACTTCGACGGGTCGAACGTCAAGACCACGGTCGTCTTCCCCGCCTCAGACTGA
- a CDS encoding serine hydrolase, whose product MIAATNEVSNRPTQHRDGFLDAVKAIALWRVVVWHALAWPWLSWFAAMPAMFYVAGVLLQQSLDKHGYRSTLWARVSRLLVPFWLFGLVAATVMVWSGWRPRLVDALWWIVPIGDPVGSSTMPGLWIPLWYLRAYLWVVIAGAALSWACRRFGLRVLSVPVAATVGVWAWQAAGNEVPLAVADAALFPFFVMAGMLTAMGRLELKPRRAVPVGVLAAGLAVLWYLVDGAPMGVINGSLPIHLLVGVATIGLLAGIRGRLSSPGRLPRQFIGWSSSRALTIYLWHGFGLVVAERVVHRHDLFAPVASALGLVVVVVVTLAAAAVLGSVEDRAARRPARSAPAAVRLAVAPAAVVVGLALVSGDLDPDRVRLVPSGEAVQARADEAEVVPGDLDQLAAGDSAVPGTLDEDALNRAFERWLEENDSLLVDLDTELIEVALVDGEDEVVLLQWTRDGREAAIEPFPWWSMSKTMTVAWMMQLADEGAISLDAPLDDYLASVPHADEMTFEQLAGHRAGLPSELDGELLEATPIDEVGAYFESPELAHEPGEQYEYSRVGYYLLTWGLEEASGSRWRDAMESIASEAGVEVLIDEDLMPTGDVTHPGDGEYRGNLWGAGGLHGTTVDGARLFRWTLTEALDDEAVRQMATTDADGDGYYGLGLAPNCPCVTEDGELSSERVGLSTITGTYVVDLSSDVGLMLRTDNWWSEAGPALEFDDLVRDLLDAAAESETVASER is encoded by the coding sequence ATGATCGCTGCCACCAACGAGGTGTCGAACCGACCGACGCAGCACCGCGACGGCTTCCTCGACGCGGTCAAGGCGATCGCGCTGTGGCGGGTGGTCGTGTGGCACGCCCTTGCCTGGCCGTGGCTGAGCTGGTTCGCCGCCATGCCCGCCATGTTCTATGTGGCCGGGGTCCTTCTCCAGCAGTCGCTCGACAAGCATGGCTACCGGAGCACACTGTGGGCCAGGGTGAGTCGCCTCCTGGTGCCGTTCTGGCTGTTCGGGCTGGTGGCGGCCACGGTCATGGTCTGGTCGGGGTGGCGCCCCCGGTTGGTCGACGCGTTGTGGTGGATCGTTCCGATCGGCGATCCGGTGGGTTCCAGCACCATGCCCGGGCTCTGGATCCCGTTGTGGTACCTGCGGGCCTACCTGTGGGTGGTGATCGCCGGCGCCGCGCTCTCCTGGGCGTGCCGGCGGTTCGGGCTCCGGGTGCTCTCGGTTCCCGTCGCGGCCACGGTCGGGGTGTGGGCCTGGCAGGCGGCAGGAAACGAGGTGCCACTCGCCGTGGCCGATGCGGCGCTGTTCCCCTTCTTCGTCATGGCCGGCATGCTCACCGCCATGGGCCGGCTCGAGCTGAAGCCCCGCCGTGCGGTCCCGGTCGGGGTTCTGGCCGCCGGCCTGGCGGTGCTCTGGTACCTCGTCGACGGTGCCCCGATGGGCGTCATCAACGGGTCGCTGCCGATACACCTGCTCGTGGGTGTTGCCACCATCGGCCTGCTGGCTGGCATTCGCGGACGGTTGTCGTCGCCGGGGCGTCTGCCTCGCCAGTTCATCGGGTGGTCGAGCTCGCGTGCGCTCACCATCTACCTGTGGCACGGATTCGGACTGGTGGTGGCCGAACGCGTGGTGCACCGTCACGACCTGTTCGCTCCGGTCGCCAGTGCCCTGGGGTTGGTCGTGGTCGTCGTGGTGACCCTGGCCGCGGCGGCGGTGCTGGGCAGCGTCGAGGATCGAGCCGCCCGTCGCCCGGCCCGTTCGGCTCCTGCCGCGGTCCGACTGGCGGTGGCGCCGGCGGCTGTTGTGGTCGGGCTCGCCCTCGTCTCGGGCGATCTGGACCCCGATCGGGTCCGGCTCGTGCCGTCGGGCGAGGCGGTCCAAGCCCGGGCCGACGAGGCGGAGGTCGTCCCCGGCGATCTCGACCAGCTGGCGGCGGGGGATTCGGCCGTTCCGGGAACACTCGACGAGGACGCCTTGAACCGGGCCTTCGAGCGGTGGCTCGAGGAGAACGACTCGCTGCTGGTCGACCTGGACACCGAGCTCATCGAGGTGGCGTTGGTCGACGGTGAGGACGAGGTCGTGTTGCTGCAGTGGACCCGCGACGGTCGCGAGGCCGCCATCGAACCGTTTCCGTGGTGGTCGATGAGCAAGACGATGACCGTGGCCTGGATGATGCAGCTCGCCGACGAAGGTGCCATCAGCCTCGACGCTCCACTCGACGACTACCTGGCCTCGGTGCCCCACGCCGACGAGATGACCTTCGAGCAGCTGGCCGGGCACCGCGCGGGACTGCCGTCGGAGCTCGACGGCGAGCTGCTCGAGGCCACTCCCATCGACGAGGTCGGCGCCTACTTCGAGAGCCCCGAGCTCGCCCACGAGCCGGGCGAGCAGTACGAGTACTCGAGGGTTGGGTACTACCTGCTCACCTGGGGTCTCGAGGAAGCCAGCGGGTCGAGGTGGCGCGATGCGATGGAGTCGATCGCGTCCGAGGCCGGGGTCGAGGTGCTGATCGACGAGGACCTCATGCCCACGGGCGATGTGACCCATCCCGGCGACGGCGAGTACCGCGGCAACCTCTGGGGCGCGGGCGGGCTGCACGGCACCACGGTCGACGGTGCCCGCCTGTTCCGGTGGACCCTGACCGAGGCGCTCGACGACGAGGCGGTCCGACAGATGGCGACCACCGACGCCGATGGTGACGGCTACTACGGACTCGGCCTGGCCCCCAACTGCCCGTGCGTCACCGAGGACGGTGAGCTGTCCTCCGAGCGGGTGGGACTCTCGACCATCACCGGCACCTACGTGGTCGATCTGTCCAGCGATGTCGGCTTGATGCTGCGGACCGACAACTGGTGGTCCGAGGCGGGCCCAGCGCTGGAGTTCGACGATTTGGTCCGCGACCTGCTCGATGCCGCCGCCGAGAGCGAGACGGTGGCGTCGGAACGCTGA
- a CDS encoding DUF3089 domain-containing protein has product MTSRTLATALAVGLLALAACADDEVGSGDRRRTPTPLPETTLGAEITDPSIDPSIDPDEPAPTGGTYSRPQHWLCLPDRHDACDVDLDTTRIDRDGTRTVEHVEPAVDPPIDCFYVYPTVSQAPEPNSGLEPTDAERRAVRAQFAHFASSCRLFAPMYRQITRAALTGAADGIADRGLAYRDVVEAWEHYLARYNEGRGVVLIGHSQGAGHLRELLTRRVDPTPTERRLLVSAVLLGTTVRTPVDDEVGAHLDHIEPCRSETEVGCVVSFSTYPADAPPGDTGFFAGVRDTEDERAVCTNPAALEGGRAPLDSILVAHPDRDGEVSTPWVRYVGLAEGDCVEDGDYHYLSATFTSTDSDTWPSDLGGRLTPEWGLHLIDANIALGDLVGLVAAQGEMYASEH; this is encoded by the coding sequence ATGACGAGTCGAACGCTGGCGACGGCGCTGGCGGTGGGACTGCTGGCGCTGGCCGCCTGCGCCGATGACGAGGTCGGCTCCGGTGACCGGCGGCGAACGCCCACCCCCTTGCCGGAGACGACCCTCGGTGCCGAGATCACCGACCCCTCGATCGACCCCTCGATCGACCCCGACGAGCCTGCCCCGACCGGCGGGACCTACTCCCGTCCCCAGCACTGGCTCTGCCTGCCCGATCGTCACGATGCCTGCGACGTCGACCTCGACACCACCAGGATCGACCGCGACGGAACCCGAACGGTCGAACACGTCGAACCGGCCGTCGACCCACCGATCGACTGCTTCTACGTCTACCCCACCGTGTCTCAGGCTCCCGAGCCCAACAGCGGTCTGGAGCCCACCGACGCCGAGCGCCGCGCCGTACGTGCCCAGTTCGCCCACTTCGCCTCCTCATGCCGACTCTTTGCCCCCATGTACCGCCAGATCACCCGCGCCGCGCTCACCGGGGCCGCCGATGGGATCGCCGACAGGGGACTCGCCTACCGCGACGTGGTCGAGGCCTGGGAGCACTACCTCGCCCGCTACAACGAGGGACGCGGTGTGGTGCTGATCGGGCACTCCCAGGGCGCCGGCCACCTCCGCGAGCTGCTCACCCGTCGCGTCGACCCGACACCCACCGAACGACGGTTGCTCGTCTCGGCCGTGCTGCTCGGCACCACGGTTCGCACCCCGGTCGACGACGAGGTCGGCGCACACCTCGATCACATCGAACCGTGTCGGAGCGAGACCGAGGTGGGCTGCGTGGTGAGCTTCTCCACCTATCCCGCCGATGCCCCTCCGGGCGACACCGGCTTCTTCGCAGGGGTGCGCGACACCGAGGACGAGCGCGCGGTGTGCACCAACCCGGCCGCGCTCGAAGGTGGGCGCGCGCCGCTCGACAGCATCCTGGTCGCCCATCCCGATCGCGACGGCGAGGTGTCCACACCATGGGTTCGCTACGTGGGGCTCGCCGAGGGCGACTGCGTCGAGGACGGCGACTACCACTACCTGTCCGCCACCTTCACCTCCACCGACAGCGACACATGGCCCAGCGACCTCGGTGGTCGGCTCACACCGGAATGGGGCCTGCACCTCATCGACGCCAACATCGCCCTGGGCGACCTCGTCGGCCTGGTCGCCGCACAAGGCGAGATGTACGCGTCGGAGCACTGA